The genome window CTGCCGGTTGCCGACCTGGTGGCTTTCTTCCTGTACCTGGAGATGTTCTATCAGCCGGTACGCAACCTGAGCGGCGCATGGGAAGCGGTGCAAAATGCACTGGCGGGCGCCGAGCGGGTGGCAGACCTGCTGGAACAACAGCCCGAACTGGAAAAGCGCTCGCATCCCATCGTGATTTCCGAACGGGCAAAAGGACACATCCGCTTCGATCAGGTATCCTTTGAGTACATTCCCGGCGAGCCGGTGCTGGAGAACATCAACCTGGAGATTTTACCCGAGCAGGTGGTGGCGCTGGTGGGACCCACCGGTGTGGGTAAATCCACGCTGGCAAGCCTGATTCCGCGCTTCTACGACGTGACCAGCGGCTCGCTCAAACTGGATGGCTACGACGTGCGCGACCTCTCGCTGGAGTCGCTCCGCCGGCAGGTTAGCATTGTCCTGCAGGACGTTTTTCTCTTTCACGGTACAGTGCGGGAAAATCTGCTCTTTGGCAACCCCGATGCCAGCGAAGCGCAGATGATTGAAGCGGCAAAAATCGCCAATGCTCACGGCTTCATCCTGGACTTGCCCAACGGTTACGACACCCTGATTGGCGAGCGCGGCGTCAAACTCTCCGGCGGGCAAAAACAGCGTCTCTCCATTGCTCGTGCCGTTTTGAAGGATGCCCCCATTCTGATTCTGGATGAAGCCACCTCGGCAGTGGATACCGAAACCGAACTGCTCATCCAGCAAGCCCTGGAGCGCCTGATGCGCGGGCGCACCACCCTCATCATTGCCCACCGCCTCTCCACCATTCGCAACGCCGATAAAATTGTGGTGTTGGAAGGACGCCACATCGTTGAGGAAGGCGCTCACGAAGAACTGCTGGCAAAACGCGGGCTGTATCACCGCCTGTGCACCATCCAGAGTCAGTTAGAGCCGGTGCGCATGAATTAGCAGGACAGAAAATGAAGGAAAAAGACACCCTGAAGGCGGATTCCTTCAGGGTGTTTGCTATTTGAACAAACCAGAATGATTTACCCCTTACCCGGCAGATGGAACTTGACCGGCAGGACAAACCGCTGAGGTTTAACCCGGCGGGCACGGCGGTTGGCGGCGCGTTCCGCCTTGCGCGCGGCACGCTCGGCTTTGCGGGCT of Anaerolinea thermophila UNI-1 contains these proteins:
- a CDS encoding ABC transporter ATP-binding protein, with the translated sequence MKPLQLVSRFAQRYWKELLITVVSMLALVGIQLFIPWAVRTLINTVTGGLSSPQTLNIITTLTLAVIAVYLARGVFQYLRSYMAHIAGWGVVADLRKYVYDHLQRLSLRFYEDKQTGQLMSRVINDTDLFEQLIAHAVPDVLVNVVTLVAISAVLFQLNWILALLSLVPIPLVVLSLRLYARYVRPRFVERQKVLGELNAILNDNLSGIREIKAFTQEEEQYVRVGNGVENYKKANLKALRLMAIFQPFIDFASSLGTLVVIYFGGRLVFQQTLPVADLVAFFLYLEMFYQPVRNLSGAWEAVQNALAGAERVADLLEQQPELEKRSHPIVISERAKGHIRFDQVSFEYIPGEPVLENINLEILPEQVVALVGPTGVGKSTLASLIPRFYDVTSGSLKLDGYDVRDLSLESLRRQVSIVLQDVFLFHGTVRENLLFGNPDASEAQMIEAAKIANAHGFILDLPNGYDTLIGERGVKLSGGQKQRLSIARAVLKDAPILILDEATSAVDTETELLIQQALERLMRGRTTLIIAHRLSTIRNADKIVVLEGRHIVEEGAHEELLAKRGLYHRLCTIQSQLEPVRMN